A window of Hyalangium gracile contains these coding sequences:
- a CDS encoding metallophosphoesterase → MRLRLSRRTAHRAASPAPFSQGRNTLALARNEVVARGYEDPLRSELRLRWRDHFALNEYELHVPGLHPAHHGLRVAQLSDIHVGQATSDIRIRRAVMAVNASSPDMVFLTGDYVTHSPKPLPRVREVLAGLQGPVFVVLGNHDHWVNAPYLRDGFERLGYTVLQNEHRTVSVRGAPACVLGVDDGRTGRDDVEATFRGAPTSGTRLVLAHTPPTVEKLPPYAGLVQFSGHTHGGQFVVRGLTEALFRRAGQPYIRGHYAVRGNQLYVNQGLGFGFGGPYLRRGTEPEVAFFTLRAAPAVQAVE, encoded by the coding sequence ATGCGCCTGAGACTCTCCCGCCGCACCGCCCACCGCGCCGCGAGCCCGGCGCCATTCTCCCAGGGGCGCAACACGCTGGCGCTGGCGCGGAACGAGGTGGTGGCGAGGGGCTACGAGGATCCGCTGCGCTCCGAGCTGCGGCTGCGCTGGAGGGACCACTTCGCGCTCAACGAGTACGAGCTGCATGTCCCCGGGCTGCACCCGGCGCACCACGGGCTGCGCGTGGCGCAGCTGTCGGACATCCACGTGGGGCAGGCCACCTCGGACATCCGCATCCGCCGGGCGGTGATGGCGGTGAACGCCTCGTCGCCGGACATGGTGTTCCTCACGGGCGACTACGTGACGCACAGCCCCAAGCCGCTGCCGCGCGTGCGCGAGGTGCTCGCCGGGCTGCAGGGCCCCGTCTTCGTGGTGCTGGGCAACCATGACCACTGGGTGAACGCGCCCTACCTGCGCGACGGCTTCGAGCGGCTGGGCTACACGGTGTTGCAGAACGAGCACCGGACGGTGAGCGTGCGCGGGGCTCCCGCGTGCGTGCTGGGCGTGGACGACGGGCGCACCGGCCGGGATGACGTGGAGGCCACCTTCCGGGGCGCGCCCACCTCCGGCACGCGGCTGGTGCTGGCGCACACCCCGCCCACGGTGGAGAAGCTGCCGCCGTACGCGGGGCTGGTGCAGTTCTCCGGGCACACGCACGGTGGCCAGTTCGTCGTGCGCGGCCTCACCGAGGCCCTCTTCCGTCGCGCCGGCCAGCCCTACATCCGCGGGCACTACGCGGTGCGGGGCAACCAGCTCTATGTGAACCAGGGCCTGGGCTTCGGCTTCGGCGGGCCGTACCTGCGCCGTGGCACCGAGCCGGAGGTGGCCTTCTTCACCCTGCGCGCCGCTCCCGCGGTACAGGCGGTGGAGTAG
- a CDS encoding sensor histidine kinase, with product MRDSAGDLLAFRCVSGNPAAEACARMDGPDGRLSRWVESLASLLELPACARVVETGEPYVAELHLRTDVAESWWLATAVQWGDGFALWLRDTTRERLEAREAREALERARAREERMREEAEFRERFLGILGHDLRNPLNAITLSARAMAHYGSLTAMQQELGQRIESSAARMAKMIADILDLTRARRPDGIPLSLSATSLSTVCQQVVAELATAFPNRHISYEEEGSSEGIWDAERLAQVVSNLVANALEHGGADVPVFVRTYPRGERLALEVHNPGAPIPEHRLATIFEPFQSASAPGKRRQGLGLGLYIVRELVRAHGGRVAVRSTEEEGTTFTVLLPRDARQALAGHASGNDAEARAHGRTAESPKP from the coding sequence ATGCGCGATAGCGCTGGAGATCTGCTCGCCTTCCGCTGCGTGTCGGGCAACCCGGCCGCGGAGGCCTGTGCCCGGATGGACGGGCCGGACGGGCGGCTCTCCCGGTGGGTGGAGTCTCTCGCGAGCCTGCTCGAGCTGCCGGCCTGCGCTCGGGTGGTGGAGACGGGCGAGCCCTACGTCGCCGAGCTGCACCTGCGGACGGACGTAGCCGAGAGCTGGTGGCTCGCCACCGCGGTGCAGTGGGGCGATGGCTTCGCGCTGTGGCTGCGGGACACGACCCGCGAGCGGCTGGAGGCGCGCGAGGCCCGCGAGGCGCTGGAGCGGGCCCGGGCTCGCGAGGAGCGCATGCGCGAGGAGGCCGAGTTCCGAGAGCGCTTCCTCGGCATCCTGGGCCATGATCTGCGCAACCCGCTCAACGCCATCACCCTCTCGGCGCGAGCCATGGCGCACTACGGCTCGCTCACCGCCATGCAGCAGGAGCTGGGCCAGCGCATCGAGTCGAGCGCGGCGCGCATGGCGAAGATGATCGCCGACATCCTGGACCTGACGCGGGCGCGGCGCCCGGACGGCATCCCGCTGTCGCTGTCCGCCACGTCCCTGTCCACGGTGTGCCAGCAGGTGGTGGCCGAGCTGGCGACGGCCTTCCCGAACCGGCACATCTCCTACGAGGAGGAGGGCTCCAGCGAGGGCATCTGGGATGCCGAGCGGCTGGCGCAGGTGGTGAGCAACCTGGTCGCCAACGCGCTGGAGCACGGCGGCGCGGACGTGCCGGTCTTCGTGCGCACCTACCCGCGAGGCGAGCGGCTGGCGCTGGAGGTCCACAACCCGGGCGCGCCCATCCCGGAGCACCGGCTGGCCACCATCTTCGAGCCCTTCCAGTCCGCGAGCGCCCCGGGCAAGCGCCGCCAGGGGCTGGGGCTGGGGCTCTACATCGTGAGGGAGCTCGTCCGGGCCCACGGGGGACGGGTGGCGGTCCGCTCCACCGAGGAGGAGGGCACCACCTTCACCGTGCTGCTGCCGCGGGACGCGCGCCAGGCGCTGGCCGGGCACGCCTCCGGGAACGACGCGGAGGCGCGTGCCCACGGCCGGACAGCCGAGAGCCCAAAGCCGTGA
- a CDS encoding TonB family protein, producing MSLALGLVLLAQGAWGAGSGPADAGTPDAGTATEVGLRRTDAGFELEAGGTADAGTGPAFQAPTLLADSPASYPRELATEQVTGTVRLELLLDEAGEVESATLVEGPHPLLDDAALHAAMGLRFTPALLDGQPVPVRIGFEYRFEAPAEAAVEGGDGGTAPRLAPVTLKGLVRQKGNRRPLPGAVLVSDAAPDSPVETDAEGRFEARWPAAGQKVRVTASGHKPGTFIENLSRGETLEVVYGLEPLIINPYETVVRGDRERTEVSRVTLREAELREVPGTMGDPFRVVMLLPGVGSMVSGVAYPVVRGSQPSSTGYYLDGIRVPILFHLFLGPAVVHPDFIDTIDFYPGTPPPEYGRLMGGAINGRLSRPNDDRVHGSAYADLINAGVFLEYPFKSTGTNVSIAGRYSYTPWIISLAANAIQDPPPRGRKNDRLVLDFWDYQARVEQDLAGGKLRLLAFGSSDTLGTEAQDELGTTALQRIAFHRLDLRDRRSAGPGELELGVTWGVDRLSTVSRGPEDESEFAIDQGSLAVRVGYEAKLAERLSLRGGADVDRKSAEVTLLSEDDPFDEFEELEITMPVAVGLFTGAWGELRWQPDDRWTVVPGLRVDNYHLSGGTNHVAVEPRLTARYQLREDLTLKDGAGLFHQAPTTLISLPVVDIAGLGQGLQEALQFSVGAEWKAPKNFEVGLDFYVNPMLRTVELTPFADETLFDDDEEDPSFPSDPEPIDKPRLTPRRERVRASQIQIDDEELPSLASHGMAYGMEVLIRRPLGGNWFGWLSYSLQRSTRYTRFVRHDEQQKAVEVVAKDLPFVFDQTHILNMVLSYRFSNNITVGGVLHFNTGRPETSALGNQTHRVGVRVDPSDGTPHTDWIPVDRDQVDRLPAFFRFDVRVAKAWAYETFTLEAYLDMLNVTISQEVVGFDYVGLGPTGTQLEKRPIGLPVVLPILGLKGRY from the coding sequence TTGAGTTTGGCTCTGGGGCTGGTGCTGCTGGCTCAGGGGGCGTGGGGCGCCGGCAGTGGGCCGGCGGATGCGGGGACTCCGGACGCGGGAACGGCCACGGAGGTGGGACTGCGGCGGACGGACGCGGGCTTCGAGCTGGAGGCCGGCGGTACGGCCGATGCGGGCACGGGGCCGGCATTCCAGGCTCCCACGTTGCTGGCGGACTCGCCCGCATCCTATCCGCGGGAGCTCGCCACGGAGCAGGTGACGGGCACGGTGCGGCTGGAGCTGCTGCTGGATGAGGCGGGCGAGGTGGAGTCCGCCACGCTGGTGGAGGGGCCGCATCCGCTGCTCGATGACGCCGCGCTGCATGCGGCGATGGGGCTGCGCTTCACTCCGGCGCTGCTGGACGGCCAGCCGGTGCCGGTGCGCATCGGCTTCGAGTACCGCTTCGAGGCGCCCGCCGAGGCAGCCGTCGAGGGCGGAGACGGGGGCACGGCGCCGCGGCTTGCTCCCGTCACGCTCAAGGGCCTCGTGCGGCAGAAGGGCAACCGCCGGCCACTGCCGGGAGCGGTGCTGGTGTCGGACGCCGCGCCGGACTCGCCGGTGGAGACGGACGCGGAGGGACGCTTCGAGGCCCGCTGGCCCGCGGCCGGCCAGAAGGTGCGCGTGACGGCATCCGGGCACAAGCCCGGCACCTTCATCGAGAACCTGAGCCGGGGCGAGACGCTGGAGGTGGTCTACGGCCTGGAGCCGCTCATCATCAACCCGTACGAGACGGTGGTGCGCGGGGACCGCGAGCGCACCGAGGTGTCCCGCGTCACCCTGCGCGAGGCGGAGCTGCGCGAAGTGCCGGGCACCATGGGAGACCCGTTCCGCGTGGTGATGCTGCTGCCCGGCGTGGGCAGCATGGTGTCGGGCGTGGCGTACCCCGTGGTGCGCGGCAGCCAGCCGTCGTCCACGGGCTACTACCTGGACGGCATCCGCGTGCCCATCCTCTTCCACCTCTTCCTCGGTCCGGCGGTGGTCCACCCGGACTTCATCGACACCATCGACTTCTACCCGGGCACGCCGCCGCCCGAGTACGGACGGCTGATGGGCGGTGCCATCAACGGCCGGCTCAGCCGTCCCAACGATGACCGCGTCCACGGCAGCGCCTACGCGGACCTCATCAACGCGGGCGTCTTCCTCGAGTACCCCTTCAAGTCCACGGGCACCAACGTCTCCATCGCCGGACGCTACTCGTACACGCCGTGGATCATCTCCCTGGCGGCCAACGCCATCCAGGATCCGCCGCCGCGCGGCAGGAAGAACGACAGGCTCGTCCTGGACTTCTGGGACTACCAGGCGCGCGTGGAGCAGGACCTGGCGGGCGGCAAGCTGCGGCTGTTAGCGTTCGGCTCCTCGGACACGCTGGGCACGGAGGCCCAGGACGAGCTCGGCACCACGGCGCTGCAGAGGATCGCCTTCCACCGCCTGGACCTGCGAGACCGGCGGAGCGCGGGGCCCGGCGAGCTGGAGCTGGGCGTGACGTGGGGCGTGGATCGGCTCTCGACGGTGAGCCGCGGTCCGGAGGACGAGTCCGAGTTCGCCATCGACCAGGGGAGCCTGGCGGTCCGGGTGGGCTACGAGGCGAAGCTCGCCGAGCGCCTGTCGCTGCGCGGCGGCGCGGACGTGGACCGCAAGAGCGCGGAGGTCACCCTGCTCTCCGAGGACGATCCCTTCGACGAGTTCGAGGAGCTGGAGATCACCATGCCGGTCGCCGTGGGCCTCTTCACGGGCGCCTGGGGCGAGCTGCGGTGGCAGCCGGACGACCGGTGGACGGTGGTACCCGGGCTGCGCGTGGACAACTACCACCTGTCGGGCGGCACCAACCACGTGGCCGTGGAGCCTCGGCTCACCGCGCGCTACCAGCTGCGCGAGGACCTGACGCTCAAGGACGGCGCGGGGCTCTTCCACCAGGCGCCCACCACGCTGATCAGCCTGCCCGTGGTGGACATCGCGGGGCTGGGGCAGGGGCTGCAGGAGGCGCTCCAGTTCTCCGTGGGAGCCGAGTGGAAGGCGCCCAAGAACTTCGAGGTGGGCCTGGACTTCTACGTCAACCCGATGCTGCGCACGGTGGAGCTGACCCCCTTCGCGGACGAGACGCTCTTCGACGATGACGAGGAGGACCCCTCGTTCCCGTCGGACCCGGAGCCCATCGACAAGCCTCGGCTGACGCCCCGCCGCGAGCGGGTCAGGGCCTCGCAGATCCAGATCGACGACGAGGAGCTTCCGAGCCTGGCCAGCCACGGCATGGCGTACGGCATGGAGGTGTTGATCCGCCGCCCGCTGGGCGGCAACTGGTTCGGGTGGCTCTCGTACTCGCTGCAGCGCAGCACGCGCTACACGCGCTTCGTCCGCCATGACGAGCAGCAGAAAGCCGTGGAAGTGGTGGCGAAGGACCTGCCCTTCGTCTTCGACCAGACCCACATCCTCAACATGGTCCTCAGCTACAGGTTCTCCAACAACATCACCGTGGGCGGCGTGCTGCACTTCAACACGGGGCGCCCGGAGACGAGCGCGCTCGGGAACCAGACGCACCGCGTGGGCGTCCGGGTCGACCCGAGTGATGGCACCCCCCACACCGACTGGATTCCCGTGGATCGCGACCAGGTGGACCGGCTGCCCGCCTTCTTCCGCTTCGACGTGCGGGTGGCCAAGGCCTGGGCCTACGAGACGTTCACGCTCGAGGCCTACCTGGACATGCTCAACGTGACGATCAGCCAGGAGGTGGTGGGGTTCGACTATGTGGGCCTGGGACCCACGGGTACGCAGCTGGAGAAGCGGCCCATCGGCCTTCCCGTGGTGCTGCCCATCCTCGGGCTCAAGGGGCGCTATTGA
- a CDS encoding helix-turn-helix transcriptional regulator, whose translation MEKRLATTVGESSRLARMRAGLTQADVAERIGVATEVYGRMERGKMLPSVPTLLRLCVALRSGPDELMGLAPRNGSGESPWADEVPSGLDDTPEMRRLLRSLRRLKRPQIKLMHLVATAIIARI comes from the coding sequence ATGGAGAAGCGGCTGGCGACGACGGTGGGCGAGTCGTCCCGGCTGGCGCGGATGCGCGCGGGGCTCACGCAGGCGGATGTGGCCGAGCGCATCGGCGTGGCCACCGAGGTGTACGGGCGGATGGAGCGCGGGAAGATGCTGCCCAGCGTGCCCACCCTGCTGCGGCTGTGCGTGGCGCTGCGCAGCGGCCCGGACGAGCTCATGGGGCTGGCGCCGCGCAACGGCTCCGGGGAGTCCCCCTGGGCCGACGAGGTGCCCTCCGGGCTGGATGACACGCCGGAGATGCGGCGGCTGCTGCGAAGCCTGCGTCGGCTGAAGCGGCCGCAGATCAAGCTGATGCACCTGGTGGCCACGGCCATCATCGCGCGCATTTGA
- a CDS encoding serine/threonine protein kinase: MPSLSSEPPLSEVLLRSGPTSYEFVRKLGPARNGELILARRRYDEGFGGFSVIKRPVSPVSEEARRRLLDEARVSSRLHHPNLLTTLQLKGPDGMPHLVLEHVPGYRLEALLEASERARQPLSEGLACHVVAEIADALHHAHTLLDEHGRQLGIVHRDVTPHNILLSEHGEVKLLDFGAAWSRLEGRVSSEGPAVQGSLAYAAPEHVHRLALDGRADQFSLGIVLLQLLTGRHLFEGADRFDALQRRPRRVENATTRLCARELAARIRGYTVADLEAATRAVPEVLRPIVHRALAPERTSRFPSCAHLSRALRDHLRDTEQAWGRHEVLTELVTLRYVTLRVESGEAPDDAVHDRLLPEQPAPRSAPRSHTVHRGARLRGTPRRR, translated from the coding sequence ATGCCGTCCCTGTCCTCAGAGCCCCCCCTGTCCGAGGTGCTGCTGCGGTCCGGACCCACGTCATATGAGTTCGTCCGGAAGCTGGGCCCGGCCCGCAACGGAGAGCTCATCCTGGCCCGCCGCCGCTATGACGAGGGCTTCGGCGGCTTCAGCGTCATCAAGCGCCCCGTGTCCCCGGTGTCCGAGGAGGCTCGGCGCCGGCTGCTGGACGAGGCCCGCGTCAGCTCGCGGCTGCACCACCCCAACCTCCTCACCACGCTGCAGCTCAAGGGCCCCGATGGCATGCCGCACCTGGTGCTGGAGCACGTGCCCGGCTACCGGCTCGAGGCGCTGCTGGAGGCCTCCGAGCGGGCTCGGCAGCCCCTCTCGGAGGGCCTGGCCTGCCATGTGGTGGCGGAGATCGCCGATGCGCTGCACCACGCCCACACGCTGCTGGATGAGCACGGGCGCCAGCTGGGCATCGTCCACCGGGATGTGACGCCCCACAACATCCTCCTGAGCGAGCACGGCGAGGTGAAGCTCTTGGACTTCGGCGCCGCCTGGTCCCGGCTGGAGGGGCGCGTGAGCAGCGAGGGCCCCGCCGTCCAGGGGAGCCTCGCCTACGCCGCCCCCGAGCACGTCCACCGCCTGGCGCTGGACGGCCGCGCCGATCAGTTCTCCCTGGGCATCGTCCTGCTGCAGCTGCTCACCGGCCGTCACCTCTTCGAGGGCGCCGACCGCTTCGACGCGCTCCAGCGCCGGCCGCGCCGGGTGGAGAATGCCACCACCCGCCTGTGCGCTCGCGAGCTGGCCGCGCGCATCCGCGGCTACACCGTGGCGGACCTGGAGGCCGCCACGCGCGCGGTGCCCGAGGTGCTGCGCCCCATCGTCCACCGTGCGCTCGCGCCGGAGCGCACCAGCCGCTTCCCCTCGTGCGCCCACCTCTCGCGGGCCCTGCGCGACCACCTGCGAGACACCGAGCAGGCGTGGGGGCGGCACGAGGTACTCACCGAGCTCGTCACCCTGCGCTACGTCACCCTGCGGGTGGAGTCCGGGGAGGCCCCGGATGACGCCGTCCATGATCGGCTGCTGCCCGAGCAGCCTGCCCCACGGTCCGCTCCTCGCTCCCACACGGTCCACAGAGGGGCCAGGCTGCGTGGTACCCCGCGGCGCCGTTGA
- a CDS encoding response regulator, translating into MQEHFRVLVVEDHNDSREMLEEFLTEEGFTVESAVNGLQALERLLRPPRPDLVLLDLMMPVMTGWDLMARVEEEPSLWGLPVIIVSGAGATRPVPRRIVASIPKPLDLNLLMDTIARLRTGHGSALAAGR; encoded by the coding sequence ATGCAGGAGCACTTCCGCGTCCTAGTCGTCGAGGACCACAACGACAGCCGGGAGATGCTGGAGGAGTTCCTCACCGAGGAGGGCTTCACCGTGGAGAGCGCCGTCAACGGGCTCCAGGCCCTGGAGCGGCTGCTGCGCCCGCCTCGGCCAGACCTGGTGCTGCTGGACCTGATGATGCCGGTGATGACGGGGTGGGACCTGATGGCTCGGGTGGAAGAGGAGCCGTCGCTGTGGGGGCTGCCGGTCATCATCGTCTCGGGCGCGGGCGCCACGCGCCCCGTCCCGCGGCGCATCGTGGCGTCCATCCCCAAGCCGTTGGATCTGAACCTGCTGATGGACACCATCGCGCGCCTGCGCACGGGCCACGGCAGCGCGCTGGCCGCTGGCCGCTGA
- a CDS encoding PAS domain S-box protein encodes MAPRLAEFFRTHRDAILEAWEAEVRQLPAAQSLSRTALRDHLPLLLDSIARLISRSPETEVAAELGSVPDVHALERLGEGFDLRQVVTEYRLLRRCVLRLWAAQGFTDTWEAVTLFHEAVDEAVAASVSRYMQVRERTLQALDRISAAAIGSPDLPAFLPRLLEVLRETVPVVDSVTVLVREGDFLRVESSVGITFEEDFRVRVGEGFAGEAASSRQPTTVRDAATDARVLGQALRGSGLRALYAVPLLLGDEVLGVVHMGSRASHEFSDEDRLLLRTMAARTTSMIARAQAHAREQVARTQAEQSMARLRASESQRERWEEIFTHLGVGVALARSEDNVLEDVNPAFAQMHGYTREELIGRPLVDVFAPESRAVLARHVAAASSKLHHEYESMHLRKDGSRFPVLTHVTALRDASGKVVQRAGTFLDITQRRTAELERQRLLADIEAERSRLATLLEQLPAGVILAEAPSGRMLMGNRQVESILGMPFIQADHIGEYSAYPGFHLDGRPYTPEEWPLARALLGGEVVQGEEIEFRRSDRQRTAVLCSSAPIRDRVGQIVAAVVTFVDVTPLRRAEAAARQAAEFGGKLIGIVSHDLRNPLNAIHLSATQLLHSETLSARDQRAAARVAKSTDRMKRMISELLDFTRGRLGGGIPIHRTTGDLRQVLRQGVEELEAAWPERNVRLRAEPGRYEGEWDADRLLQVVTNLGSNALQYSPPDTAISFLLRDTGEMVELEVHNGGSPIPAEALPHLFDPFRRASSEGGGLGLGLYIVEQVVKGHGGRIDVTSTEEAGTTFRVILPRMAATAPALTAS; translated from the coding sequence GTGGCACCTCGACTTGCAGAGTTCTTCCGCACCCACCGTGACGCCATCCTGGAGGCATGGGAGGCGGAGGTGCGTCAGCTTCCCGCCGCGCAGAGCCTGTCGCGCACCGCGCTGCGAGACCACCTGCCGCTGCTGCTGGACAGCATCGCGCGGCTGATCTCCCGCTCGCCGGAGACGGAGGTGGCCGCCGAGCTCGGCTCCGTCCCGGATGTGCATGCCCTGGAGCGGCTGGGCGAGGGGTTCGATCTGCGGCAGGTCGTCACCGAGTACCGGCTGCTGCGCCGGTGCGTGCTGCGGCTGTGGGCGGCCCAGGGCTTCACCGATACGTGGGAGGCGGTGACTCTCTTCCACGAGGCGGTGGACGAGGCCGTGGCCGCCTCGGTCAGCCGCTACATGCAGGTGCGGGAGCGCACCCTGCAGGCGCTGGACCGCATCTCCGCCGCGGCCATCGGCAGCCCGGACCTTCCTGCCTTCCTGCCGCGCCTGCTCGAGGTGCTGCGGGAGACCGTTCCGGTGGTGGACTCGGTCACCGTGCTGGTGCGAGAGGGGGACTTCCTCCGGGTGGAGAGCTCGGTGGGCATCACCTTCGAGGAGGACTTCCGCGTGCGCGTCGGAGAGGGCTTCGCCGGCGAGGCGGCCTCCTCGCGCCAGCCCACCACCGTGCGCGACGCGGCGACGGATGCCCGGGTGCTCGGTCAGGCGCTGCGCGGCAGTGGCCTGCGCGCCCTCTACGCCGTGCCGCTGCTGCTGGGCGACGAGGTGCTCGGCGTGGTGCACATGGGCAGCCGCGCCAGCCACGAGTTCTCCGACGAGGATCGGCTGCTGCTGCGCACCATGGCGGCGCGCACCACCTCGATGATTGCGCGGGCCCAGGCCCATGCCCGCGAGCAGGTGGCCCGGACCCAGGCCGAGCAGTCCATGGCCCGGCTGCGGGCGAGCGAGTCGCAGCGCGAGCGGTGGGAGGAGATCTTCACCCACCTGGGCGTGGGCGTGGCGCTGGCCCGCTCCGAGGACAACGTGCTGGAGGACGTGAACCCGGCGTTCGCGCAGATGCACGGCTACACGCGCGAGGAGCTGATCGGCCGGCCGCTGGTGGACGTCTTCGCCCCGGAGTCCCGGGCGGTGCTGGCGCGGCACGTGGCGGCGGCCAGCTCCAAGCTCCATCACGAGTACGAGTCCATGCACCTGCGCAAGGACGGCAGCCGCTTCCCCGTCCTCACGCACGTGACGGCGCTGCGGGACGCGTCCGGCAAGGTGGTGCAGCGCGCGGGCACCTTCCTGGACATCACCCAGCGGCGCACGGCGGAGCTCGAGCGCCAGCGGCTGCTGGCCGACATCGAGGCCGAGCGCTCCCGGCTGGCCACGCTGCTGGAGCAGCTGCCGGCGGGCGTCATCCTCGCCGAGGCGCCCTCGGGGCGGATGCTGATGGGCAACCGGCAGGTGGAGAGCATCCTCGGCATGCCCTTCATCCAGGCCGACCACATCGGCGAGTACTCCGCCTATCCAGGCTTCCACCTGGATGGCCGGCCCTATACGCCCGAGGAGTGGCCGCTGGCGCGCGCGCTGCTCGGCGGCGAGGTGGTGCAGGGCGAGGAGATCGAGTTCCGCCGGAGCGATCGTCAGCGCACCGCCGTGCTCTGCTCCAGCGCGCCCATCCGGGACAGGGTGGGGCAGATCGTCGCGGCGGTGGTGACGTTCGTGGACGTGACGCCGCTGCGCCGCGCCGAGGCCGCCGCGCGTCAGGCCGCCGAGTTCGGAGGCAAGCTCATCGGCATCGTCAGCCATGACCTGCGCAACCCGCTCAACGCCATCCACCTGTCCGCCACCCAGCTGCTGCACAGCGAGACGCTGTCCGCGAGGGATCAGCGCGCCGCGGCCCGCGTCGCCAAGTCCACCGACCGGATGAAGCGGATGATCTCCGAGCTGCTGGACTTCACCCGCGGGCGCCTGGGCGGCGGCATCCCCATCCACCGCACGACGGGAGACCTGCGCCAGGTGCTGCGCCAGGGCGTGGAGGAGCTGGAGGCCGCCTGGCCCGAGCGCAACGTGCGCCTGCGCGCGGAGCCCGGGCGCTACGAGGGCGAGTGGGACGCGGACCGGCTGCTGCAGGTGGTGACCAACCTGGGCAGCAACGCGCTCCAGTACAGCCCGCCGGACACGGCCATCTCCTTCCTGCTGCGGGACACCGGAGAGATGGTGGAGCTGGAGGTGCACAACGGCGGCAGCCCCATCCCCGCCGAGGCGCTGCCGCACCTGTTCGATCCGTTCCGGCGCGCCTCCTCCGAGGGAGGCGGGCTGGGGCTGGGCCTCTACATCGTCGAGCAGGTGGTGAAGGGGCACGGCGGCCGCATCGACGTGACGTCCACCGAGGAGGCGGGCACGACGTTCCGGGTCATCCTGCCCCGGATGGCGGCGACGGCCCCGGCGCTGACGGCGTCCTGA
- a CDS encoding response regulator, which produces MSAPPRLLIVEDDPSWREVLRVTARSEGCEVALASDGLEALSYLSDAGRQRPNLVVLDLMLPRLDGWELYGRMRTHETLRDIPVLMMSVASQSVTLGGVVGFLHKTATPEPALLELRQRLRRFEHSGRVHEERGPYGLRMSEETLLTLSALPSSLHHAVRQHLHRAAELADGALPLASTWLVALPGEPPSLLVTVQGIRVVLEVDDVARELTATTAIIPTYLPRT; this is translated from the coding sequence ATGTCCGCTCCCCCGAGACTGCTCATCGTGGAGGATGATCCCAGCTGGCGGGAGGTGCTCCGGGTGACGGCCCGCTCGGAAGGGTGCGAAGTCGCCCTCGCCTCCGACGGGCTGGAGGCGCTCTCGTATCTGAGCGACGCCGGGCGGCAGCGACCGAACCTCGTCGTGCTGGACCTGATGCTGCCCCGCCTGGACGGCTGGGAGCTGTACGGGCGGATGCGCACCCATGAAACCCTGCGCGACATCCCGGTGCTGATGATGTCCGTGGCCAGCCAGAGCGTGACCCTGGGTGGCGTGGTGGGCTTCCTGCACAAGACGGCCACGCCGGAGCCCGCGCTGCTGGAGCTGCGGCAGCGTCTGCGCCGCTTCGAGCACTCCGGCCGGGTGCACGAGGAGCGCGGGCCCTATGGCCTGCGGATGTCGGAGGAGACGCTCCTCACGCTGAGCGCGCTGCCCTCGTCGCTGCACCACGCCGTGCGTCAGCACCTGCACCGGGCCGCGGAGTTGGCGGACGGTGCGCTCCCCCTGGCGTCCACCTGGCTCGTCGCGCTGCCGGGAGAGCCTCCCTCGCTGCTGGTGACGGTCCAGGGCATCCGGGTGGTGCTGGAGGTGGACGACGTGGCGCGCGAGCTGACCGCCACCACCGCCATCATCCCCACCTACCTGCCGCGCACGTAG